One segment of Solanum stenotomum isolate F172 chromosome 1, ASM1918654v1, whole genome shotgun sequence DNA contains the following:
- the LOC125864460 gene encoding transmembrane emp24 domain-containing protein p24delta7-like, giving the protein MMIWRSKTLFLLVILGIFLTQIESLRFELESGHTKCIAEEIKGHSMTVGKYHIVNPNEGYPLPDTHKVTVRVTSAQGNSHAHHYAENVHEGHFSFETAEGADYHTCFTAADHKPPVKLTIDFDWKSGVAAKDWTNVAKKASVEAMESELKHMLEIVQGVHDEMFYLREREEEMQELNRDTSYKLAWMTGLSILICLSVAGLQVWHLKTFFEKKKLI; this is encoded by the exons ATGATGATTTGGAGAAGTAAAACCCTATTTCTTCTTGTaattttgggaatttttttGACCCAAATTGAATCTCTAAGATTTGAACTGGAATCGGGTCATACAAAATGCATAGCTGAAGAAATCAAGGGTCATTCCATGACTGTTGGCAAGTATCACATCGTTAATCCAAATGAAGGTTATCCTTTGCCTGATACCCACAAAGTCACCGTCAGG GTAACGTCTGCACAAGGGAATAGCCATGCCCATCACTACGCGGAAAATGTTCATGAGGGGCATTTTTCTTTTGAGACTGCGGAAGGTGCAGACTATCACACTTGCTTTACTGCTGCTGATCACAAGCCTCCGGTTAAGTTGACTATTGATTTTGACTGGAAAAGTGGCGTTGCAGCTAAAGATTGGACAAATGTTGCCAAGAAAGCCTCTGTTGAG GCAATGGAATCAGAACTAAAGCATATGCTTGAGATTGTTCAAGGTGTCCACGATGAAATGTTTTATCTCCGAGAAAG GGAAGAAGAAATGCAGGAACTGAACAGAGATACCAGCTATAAATTGGCTTGGATGACTGGTCTGTCAATTCTTATATGCTTGTCTGTGGCAGGTTTGCAAGTGTGGCACTTGAAGACTTTCTTTGAAAAGAAGAAGCTTATATAA
- the LOC125857915 gene encoding uncharacterized protein LOC125857915, with amino-acid sequence MEDCPSLHLVDNLEGNESKMFYRKTKQYLKDKDKLPRALLFLEGGEIDGQPVGEQQNKDNIKSTKNWVEGAFPSKGSENISENGDGKQQEMGQNSKELMQDKGQNNSTNGQEGKQGHEPIPVDSDEGMSTHEVESQEGAGGILDDGIDRGESDGMAENIDNASKSGDLSPRQVDTLHNKGVKSHVPLQGPGEIHHYRTLLGFDNALVNQSGKIWIFWKAEWDGSVLLDSPQQLSLKFNTGGKQFIISSIYARCTEVERLELWDELESLNGQGIPWMVGGDFNVILNEEEKLGGLPFIQHEATDFANCINVCALIEVKFAGSKYTWWNGRINDACIFERLDRVLVNQEFLQLIPQVEVENFFQQGSDHAPIHVTGSTDVIKVKEAQFEIDPSSKNRSELGRVEANLKRFLKVEEDFWRQKAGKRRKLAVDEIEDRDGNIISEKGQMGEEAVKVFQHQFQEESFERDFSMVENIPQLITSEENDRLTRLPDGKEVKRVVFQLDGTSAAGPNGYTGFFFQQCWDIISSDVVNVVKAFFCGQCLPRIVEVLPKLISPNQTGFVKGRNITENVLLAQEIIGDINKRKKNTIVVVKLDMTKAYDRVSWVFLTKVMRKFGFSEVIIDMSYGLFQSSRGLKQGDPLSPTLFIIAVEVLSRGLNKLYDDPDFIGYGLPKWSPKINHLSYADDTILFCSGERRSIIKMMRVLRDYEEVSGQLINKAKSCFYLHENTPLVFSMRLRKLTGIRQGDFPFTYLGCSVFHGRKCSIYFEDLIRKIARNFFLAK; translated from the exons atgGAGGATTGCCCCAGCTTACATCtggtggacaatttggaagGAAATGAATCAAAGATGTTCTACAGGAAAACAAAACAATATCTGAAAGATAAAGACAAATTGCCTAGGGCTTTactatttttg GAAGGAGGGGAGATAGACGGGCAGCCAGTTGGGGAGCAACAAAACAAAGATAACATAAAGTCCACCAAGAATTGGGTTGAGGGTGCTTTTCCAAGTAAGGGCTCAGAGAATATTTCTGAGAATGGTGATGGTAAACAACAAGAGATGGGGCAGAATAGTAAGGAATTGATGCAAGACAAGGGACAGAATAATAGTACCAATGGTCAGGAAGGAAAGCAAGGACAT GAACCAATACCCGTGGATTCAGATGAGGGAATGTCAACACATGAAGTAGAAAGTCAAGAGGGTGCTGGAGGGATCCTAGACGATGGGATTGATAGGGGCGAATCTGATGGTATGGCAGAAAACATTGATAATGCTAGCAAGTCTGGGGATCTCTCACCTCGGCAAGTTGATACTTTACACAATAAAGGGGTTAAGTCTCATGTGCCACTACAG GGTCCTGGAGAGATACATCATTATAGAACATTGCTTGGTTTTGATAATGCCTTGGTAAATCAATCCGGAAAGATTTGGATTTTTTGGAAGGCGGAGTGGGATGGTTCAGTTTTACTGGATAGTCCCCAACAATTATCTTTGAAGTTTAATACAGGAGGAAAACAATTCATCATTTCCTCAATTTATGCAAGGTGTACCGAAGTAGAGAGGTTAGAATTATGGGATGAATTGGAGTCCTTGAATGGTCAAGGAATCCCATGGATGGTTGGGGgtgattttaatgttattttgaaTGAAGAGGAGAAGCTTGGGGGTTTACCTTTCATACAACATGAGGCAACAGACTTTGCAAATTGTATAAATGTGTGTGCTTTAATAGAAGTGAAATTTGCAGGAAGTAAATACACGTGGTGGAATGGTAGAATTAATGATGCATGCATTTTTGAAAGGTTGGATAGGGTACTGGTGAATCAGGAGTTCCTGCAATTAATTCCCCAGGTGGAGGTGGAGAATTTTTTCCAGCAAGGGTCAGATCATGCCCCTATTCATGTTACAGGCAGTACG GATGTTATTAAAGTTAAGGAAGCTCAATTTGAAATTGATCCTAGTTCGAAAAATAGATCGGAGTTGGGACGGGTGGAAGCGAATCTTAAAAGATTTTTGAAAGTGGAAGAAGATTTTTGGAGGCAAAAGGCAG GGAAGAGGAGAAAATTGGCGGTTGATGAAATAGAAGACAGAGATGGGAATATTATTTCGGAGAAGGGTCAGATGGGGGAGGAAGCTGTTAAGGTGTTTCAACACCAGTTCCAAGAGGAGAGTTTTGAAAGGGATTTTTCAATGGTGGAAAACATTCCACAACTAATAACCAGTGAGGAGAATGACAGACTAACCAGGCTGCCCGATGGGAAGGAGGTGAAAAGGGTAGTATTTCAGCTTGATGGGACAAGTGCAGCAGGTCCGAATGGGTACACAGGGTTTTTCTTTCAACAGTGTTGGGATATTATTTCGTCAGATGTGGTAAATGTGGTTAAGGCATTCTTTTGTGGCCAATGTCTGCCGAG GATTGTGGAGGTTTTACCTAAACTTATATCTCCTAATCAAACGGGGTTTGTAAAAGGGAGGAACATTACAGAGAATGTTTTACTTGCTCAGGAAATCATTGGGGATATTaacaaaaggaagaaaaataccATTGTGGTGGTAAAGCTTGACATGACTAAGGCATATGATAGGGTGTCTTGGGTCTTTCTAACCAAAGTGATGAGAAAGTTTGGTTTTTCGGAGGTCATCATTGATATG TCCTATGGGCTATTTCAATCTTCTAGAGGTCTTAAACAGGGTGACCCATTATCTCCTACCTTATTTATAATTGCAGTTGAGGTTTTGTCCAGAGGTTTAAACAAATTGTATGATGACCCAGATTTTATTGGGTATGGGTTACCTAAATGGAGTCCCAAAATCAATCACCTTTCATACGCTGATGATACCATCCTGTTCTGTTCTGGGGAAAGGAGATCTATTATAAAGATGATGAGGGTTTTAAGGGATTATGAGGAGGTCTCTGGTCAGTTGATCAATAAAGCTAAAAGCTGTTTTTATCTGCATGAGAATACTCCTCTTGTTTTTTCTATGAGGCTGAGAAAGCTGACCGGAATAAGACAAGGTGATTTCCCATTTACATATTTGGGATGTTCGGTGTTCCATGGGAGGAAATGTAGCATTTACTTTGAGGACCTAATCAGGAAAATTGCTAGGAATTTTTTCTTGGCAAAATAG
- the LOC125857904 gene encoding uncharacterized protein LOC125857904, with protein MEIIDVIKSIPKEKSPEVDEFHIEFFTKNWEIMKDKIVYAVQQLFYTGTLSYDLLMYCRADLISVKLLNEAFMRFSKALGLQANLEKSSLYIAGVADHTKEELLKEIGYVVGVLPFKYLGVPLASKKLSVNQFLPMIEKITAKVAIDQVSFVWGTSLLVLDFLIPKKVIKSIEQICRTFLWTRSVTVSKKALVSWETVCKPHAVGGLNIMDLCLWNRAAILKQLWNIARSKECLWI; from the exons ATGGAGATCATAGATGTTATTAAATCCATCCCCAAGGAAAAATCTCCTGAGGTAGATGAATTCCATATTGAATTTTTCACTAAGAACTGGGAGATTATGAAGGATAAGATTGTATATGCTGTGCAACAATTATTCTATACTGGTACTCTTTCCT ATGATTTATTGATGTATTGTAGGGCAGACCTTATCTCTGTTAAATTGTTGAATGAAGCTTTCATGAGATTCTCTAAGGCTTTAGGTTTGCAGGCAAATTTGGAGAAGAGTTCATTGTACATAGCTGGAGTTGCTGACCACACCAAAGAAGAACTTCTAAAAGAAATTGGATATGTTGTAGGTGTGCTCCCTTTCAAATACTTGGGAGTCCCTCTAGCATCCAAAAAACTTAGTGTTAATCAGTTTTTACCCATGATAGAGAAAATTACTGCAAAG GTTGCAATTGATCAAGTCAGTTTTGTTTGGGGTACAAGCCTATTGGTCTTAGATTTCTTAATTCCCAAGAAAGTTATAAAGAGCATAGAGCAGATCTGTAGAACATTTTTGTGGACTAGATCTGTAACTGTATCCAAGAAAGCCTTAGTGTCTTGGGAAACTGTATGTAAGCCTCATGCAGTTGGTGGCCTTAATATCATGGATCTGTGCCTTTGGAACAGAGCAGCAATACTGAAACAATTGTGGAACATAGCTAGGAGCAAAGAATGTTTATGGATCTGA